The proteins below come from a single Magallana gigas chromosome 10, xbMagGiga1.1, whole genome shotgun sequence genomic window:
- the LOC117689060 gene encoding golgin subfamily A member 6-like protein 1, protein MDILQNLIVEKIREVVQIEPDRQFLGFSFAGKKEKEEEKPDFLLKPPRNDGGETYLDILKREKQEDKEFYKMIVIQEKRRLAKNPHLVTGTFGPGTGTKSLYDKIQDLLKDYYYPENEFNRLKLDVILAEKMKEEAEAELQQKIDVETELQITKEELQKVIKENQKATKKIQDLKEEIAEQEKEIEEQEKENDEQDKEIDKLEEEVENLQEKIHKLEKAPPLFFSEEEYKKLKTFNWIIENELERAEMKKAELEEKLTEKENELQELKDNLQENREIMKRMECEMETWIDFDYVQKSKELEKKLAEKEKELEQKDDMITRMEANLFTYMDGNAKKFQDKETVLDKKMTEKEKELQEYKEHVKEMENINQKMKDEVQATPLYDTSEAATFIREIQRKADEQIQKAKEKLALMEREVDALKMDNKENVKIFAEILDQILPHIKDMTETFNEADEWVKAAATGEAREAWSIYVEPKIATEEKFKSLKELFTEHCKKFCFVRNGRTHNISGEIQLKKPLNIKELNKLLGPNIYLNGGPKEQATEKWSMAAKFNDNDYFSIFFTDQTLKGGDTTCEIRK, encoded by the coding sequence ATGGACATCCTTCAGAACCTTATCGTAGAAAAAATCAGAGAAGTGGTTCAGATTGAACCAGACAGGCAGTTTTTGGGATTCTCATTCGccgggaaaaaagaaaaagaagaagaaaaaccaGATTTTCTTCTAAAGCCTCCCAGAAATGATGGCGGAGAAACTTACTTAGACATACTGAAAAGAGAAAAGCAGGAAGACAAGGAATTCTACAAAATGATTGTCATCCAGGAAAAAAGAAGACTGGCTAAGAACCCTCACTTAGTGACAGGAACCTTTGGACCCGGAACAGGCACAAAATCCCTCTATGACAAAATACAAGACCTGCTCAAGGATTACTATTACCCAGAAAACGAGTTCAACAGGCTGAAATTGGACGTCATTCTAGCAGAAAAAATGAAGGAAGAGGCTGAAGCAGAACTACAACAGAAAATAGACGTGGAAACGGAACTGCAGATCACCAAAGAAGAACTACAAAAggtcatcaaagaaaatcaaaaagCCACTAAGAAAATTCAGGATTTGAAAGAAGAAATCGCAGagcaagaaaaagaaattgaagaacaagaaaaagaaaatgacgaACAGGATAAAGAAATAGACAAACTGGAAGAAGAAGTCGAAAACCTGCAAGAAAAAATCCACAAACTAGAAAAAGCTCCTCCCCTATTCTTCTCCGAGGAAGAGTACAAAAAACTAAAAACCTTCAATTGGATAATAGAAAACGAACTAGAGAGAGCAGAAATGAAAAAAGCTGAACTGGAAGAAAAACTGACCGAAAAAGAAAACGAACTGCAGGAATTGAAGGACAATCTCCaagaaaacagagaaataatgaAACGAATGGAATGCGAAATGGAAACTTGGATCGACTTCGATTACGTACAAAAATCCAAGGAATTGGAGAAAAAACtggctgaaaaagaaaaagaactcGAACAAAAGGATGACATGATAACTCGCATGGAAGCCAATTTGTTCACTTATATGGACGGCAATGCTAAAAAATTCCAAGATAAAGAAACAGTCCTGGataaaaaaatgacagaaaaagaaaaagagctCCAAGAATACAAAGAACATGTCaaagaaatggaaaatatcaacCAGAAAATGAAAGATGAAGTACAAGCCACTCCCTTATACGATACCTCAGAAGCCGCAACTTTCATCCGAGAAATTCAACGGAAAGCTGATGAACAAATCCAAAAAGCTAAAGAAAAATTAGCCCTCATGGAAAGAGAAGTCGACGCACTCAAGATGGACAACAAAGAAAACGTCAAAATATTCGCAGAAATACTGGACCAAATCCTCCCCCACATCAAGGATATGACAGAAACTTTCAACGAAGCCGACGAATGGGTGAAAGCAGCAGCCACAGGAGAAGCAAGAGAAGCATGGAGCATCTATGTCGAACCCAAAATCGCCACggaagaaaaattcaaaagtcTCAAGGAACTCTTCACCGAACATTGCAAAAAATTCTGCTTCGTCAGAAACGGAAGAACCCACAATATCAGCGGGGAAATTCAGCTGAAAAAACCACTCAACATCAAAGAACTCAACAAACTCCTGGGACCAAACATCTATCTGAACGGAGGACCGAAGGAACAAGCCACTGAAAAATGGTCCATGGCCGCGAAGTTCAACGACAATGATTATTTCTCGATCTTCTTCACGGATCAAACCCTCAAAGGCGGAGACACAACATGTGAAATCAGGAAATAA
- the LOC117686302 gene encoding uncharacterized protein, with translation MGKCHSKVKRNNKMEGEIRAIIAVPLADGGVGYMMPKVECPPSIFEPMEVEKMEPEKLYLIKKEEEKEKEGEKEEEKEEEREKEEEEEEKKEGEEREKEEEETEKEEETDEEEIEEEGKEAETEIFLVSSKMEEGTDQTPLEVVASDFQEILNDLTGTEEDGDWNEMQWMGEEIDTDKLVENMSQQELEEIEGAKADKVSGVYKICTDYGKAKEELTGLWLNCETYSKMVNRLAGEKRKREEEIEEEERSRKKLRIAKKQLLYQSYLKMKMLGNNKELLKLLQVCRVMERIKNM, from the coding sequence ATGGGGAAGTGCCACAGTAAAGTAAAACGCAACAATAAAATGGAAGGAGAGATAAGAGCTATAATCGCGGTACCCTTAGCGGACGGCGGTGTTGGATACATGATGCCAAAAGTCGAATGTCCTCCCTCAATATTTGAACCgatggaagtagagaagatgGAACCAGAGAaactttatttgataaaaaaggaggaagaaaaagagaaagaagGAGAGAAGGAAGAAGAGAAGGAggaagaaagagagaaagaagaagaagaagaagaaaagaaagaaggagaagaaagagagaaagaagaagaagaaacagagaaagaagaagaaacagATGAGGAGGAAATAGAAGAAGAAGGAAAAGAGGCGGAGACAGAAATTTTCCTGGTGAGCAGTAAAATGGAGGAGGGAACTGATCAAACCCCCTTAGAAGTGGTCGCATCCGATTTccaagaaatattaaatgatcTCACTGGTACTGAAGAGGACGGTGACTGGAACGAGATGCAATGGATGGGAGAAGAAATCGACACGGACAAATTGGTAGAGAACATGAGTCAACAGGAGCTGGAGGAAATCGAGGGAGCCAAAGCAGACAAAGTAAGCGGGGTTTACAAAATTTGTACGGATTACGGGAAAGCCAAAGAAGAATTGACGGGATTATGGCTGAATTGCGAAACATACAGCAAAATGGTCAACCGTTTGGCAggagagaaaagaaaaagagaagAGGAAAttgaagaagaagaaagaaGTAGGAAAAAACTACGAATTGCTAAAAAACAATTACTCTACCAGTCTTacctgaaaatgaaaatgcttGGGAACAACAAAGAACTCCTGAAACTGCTCCAAGTCTGCAGAGTCAtggaaagaattaaaaatatgtgA